One region of Flavobacterium pisciphilum genomic DNA includes:
- the thrC gene encoding threonine synthase, which produces MKYYSLNHNAPEVSFQEAVIQGLASDKGLYFPDNITALDPSFFDSIENLSHEHIAFEAIKQFVGDEIPETVLKEIIAETLCFDFPVVKVEDGIYSLELFHGPTMAFKDVGARFMSRCLAYFNKDKKDAKNTVLVATSGDTGGAVASGFLGVDGVDVVILYPSGKVSDIQEKQLTTLGQNIKALEVNGVFDDCQDMVKRAFLDESLAHKNLTSANSINIARWLPQMFYFFFAYKALKNQNKPLIFSCPSGNFGNICAGIMAKKLGLPIEHFVASTNVNDTVPRFLESGKYDPKPSKATISNAMDVGNPSNFIRIQELYNNDLKAFEKDFSSYSYTDEETLEAMKQIYKTDGYIAEPHGAVGYLGLKKELQRHKNSIGVFLETAHPIKFLDVVEPALEITLPIPTQIESVIDKEKVSAKIGTYEELKSFLG; this is translated from the coding sequence ATGAAATACTATAGTTTAAACCATAATGCCCCAGAAGTTTCTTTTCAGGAAGCTGTAATACAAGGATTAGCTAGTGATAAAGGATTATATTTCCCAGATAACATTACAGCTTTAGACCCTTCTTTTTTTGATTCAATCGAAAACTTAAGTCATGAACACATTGCTTTTGAAGCCATCAAACAATTTGTAGGTGATGAAATTCCAGAAACTGTTTTAAAAGAAATCATTGCTGAAACCTTGTGTTTTGATTTTCCAGTAGTCAAAGTCGAAGACGGAATTTATTCACTAGAATTATTTCACGGTCCTACAATGGCTTTTAAAGATGTTGGTGCGCGATTTATGTCTCGTTGCTTGGCTTACTTTAATAAAGACAAAAAAGACGCTAAAAACACGGTTTTGGTAGCTACCTCAGGAGATACCGGTGGTGCAGTTGCTAGTGGATTCCTTGGTGTTGACGGTGTTGATGTTGTCATTTTATATCCATCGGGGAAAGTAAGCGACATTCAAGAAAAACAATTAACTACTTTGGGACAAAACATCAAAGCACTAGAAGTTAATGGTGTTTTTGATGATTGTCAGGATATGGTAAAAAGAGCGTTTTTAGATGAATCATTAGCACATAAAAATCTAACCTCAGCAAACTCTATTAATATTGCTCGTTGGTTGCCACAAATGTTTTACTTCTTCTTTGCCTACAAAGCCTTGAAAAATCAGAACAAACCGTTGATTTTCTCTTGCCCAAGTGGAAATTTCGGGAATATCTGCGCTGGAATTATGGCTAAAAAATTAGGTTTGCCAATTGAACATTTTGTAGCGTCTACCAATGTAAATGATACCGTTCCTAGGTTCTTAGAAAGCGGAAAATACGATCCAAAACCTTCTAAAGCAACTATATCTAACGCAATGGATGTTGGAAACCCAAGTAACTTTATTAGAATCCAAGAATTATATAATAATGATTTAAAGGCTTTCGAAAAAGACTTCTCATCTTACAGTTATACTGATGAAGAAACGCTAGAAGCCATGAAACAAATCTATAAAACCGATGGTTACATAGCTGAACCGCATGGTGCTGTTGGCTATCTAGGTTTGAAGAAAGAATTACAAAGACATAAAAATTCAATTGGTGTTTTCTTAGAAACAGCTCACCCTATTAAGTTCCTTGATGTAGTTGAACCTGCATTGGAAATTACACTTCCAATCCCGACACAAATAGAAAGTGTTATAGATAAAGAAAAAGTAAGTGCTAAGATTGGAACTTATGAGGAATTGAAGAGTTTCTTAGGGTAA
- the thrA gene encoding bifunctional aspartate kinase/homoserine dehydrogenase I has protein sequence MKILKFGGTSVANAENIKRVLEIVNQKAEQDQLIVVVSALSKVTDLLQAAAAKAASNDESFKDILAEIEKKHLDTLKALIPVSEQSSLLSHVKRIINHLETLLDGCFLLGELSNRTADTILSFGELLSSYIIAEALKQTNKNSGYKDSRELIKTNNHFGKAAVNFEVTNQLIRDYFSENKSQVVIMPGFIASSLDGIITTLGRGGSDYSAAILAGALDAKALEIWTDVNGMYTANPKIVKQAQPIVTISYQEAMELSHFGAKVLYPPTIQPVLRKDIPILIKNTFEPESVGTYISNQVSSKDTIVKGISHIDNISLITLEGPGMIGVSGSSKRLFEVLSNESINVIFITQASSEHSICIGILNADAENAEQAINGAFEVEIIQNKVDPCIVEKNLCIIALVGENMKNHQGLSGRMFSTLGKNNVNIRAIAQGASERNISVVINERDVKKALNTLHENFFEENTKQLNLFVMGVGNVGEKFIEQIHNQKKFLKENLKINVRVIALSNSRKMFFDEDGISLKEWQSALENGEVANKDTFIARAKDLNLRNSIFVDITANASVSETYEEFLKQSIAVVTCNKIACSSEYGNYKKLKSLSRQFNAPFLFETNVGAGLPIIDTVKNLIASGDEVHKIQAVLSGSLNFIFNNFDEKNSFHDVVKEAGVQGFTEPDPKIDLSGIDVARKILILIRESGYEMDIDAIENESFMPAESLATTNNEDFFASLTKHAPHFKAIYDEALSKDSRLKYVAQFENGKASVGLQFIPKDHPFYNLEGKDNIVLFYTDRYVDQPLLIKGAGAGAAVTASGIFADVIRIGNN, from the coding sequence ATGAAAATATTAAAATTTGGTGGAACTTCGGTCGCCAATGCAGAAAATATAAAACGAGTTTTAGAAATTGTAAACCAAAAAGCAGAACAGGATCAGTTAATAGTTGTTGTTTCGGCTTTAAGCAAAGTAACTGATTTACTTCAGGCTGCCGCCGCAAAAGCTGCTTCTAACGACGAAAGTTTTAAAGATATACTTGCCGAAATAGAAAAAAAACACTTAGACACTTTAAAAGCCCTAATTCCTGTTAGTGAACAAAGTAGCTTACTAAGCCACGTAAAAAGAATCATAAATCACCTTGAAACATTACTTGATGGTTGCTTCTTATTAGGTGAATTATCTAACAGAACTGCTGATACTATCCTTAGTTTTGGAGAATTACTTTCTTCTTACATTATTGCCGAGGCTTTAAAACAAACTAATAAAAATAGTGGTTATAAAGACAGTCGCGAACTTATTAAAACCAACAATCACTTTGGAAAAGCAGCCGTAAATTTTGAAGTTACAAACCAATTAATACGCGATTATTTTTCTGAAAACAAATCTCAAGTTGTTATCATGCCTGGTTTTATTGCTTCCTCTCTTGACGGAATCATTACTACATTAGGTCGTGGTGGATCTGATTATTCTGCAGCAATTCTGGCAGGTGCACTTGATGCTAAAGCACTTGAGATCTGGACTGATGTAAACGGTATGTACACAGCTAATCCTAAAATTGTAAAACAAGCACAACCAATTGTAACTATTTCTTATCAAGAAGCGATGGAGTTGTCACACTTTGGTGCCAAAGTTTTATATCCACCTACAATTCAGCCTGTTTTAAGAAAAGATATTCCTATTTTAATCAAGAACACTTTTGAACCTGAGTCAGTAGGAACTTACATTTCAAATCAAGTTTCATCTAAAGATACTATCGTAAAAGGAATTAGCCATATAGATAATATCTCATTGATAACTCTTGAAGGGCCTGGAATGATTGGCGTTTCTGGTTCTTCTAAGCGACTTTTTGAAGTTTTATCTAATGAGAGCATCAATGTTATTTTTATAACTCAAGCTTCGTCTGAGCATTCTATTTGTATTGGTATACTAAATGCTGATGCTGAAAATGCTGAGCAAGCAATCAATGGTGCGTTTGAAGTAGAAATTATTCAAAATAAAGTTGATCCTTGCATCGTTGAGAAAAACCTTTGCATCATTGCTTTAGTAGGCGAAAACATGAAAAACCATCAAGGTTTAAGTGGAAGAATGTTTAGTACACTAGGTAAAAATAATGTGAATATTCGTGCTATTGCACAAGGTGCATCTGAAAGAAACATCTCTGTTGTAATTAATGAGCGTGATGTAAAAAAAGCGCTGAACACATTACACGAAAACTTCTTTGAAGAAAACACCAAACAACTTAACCTATTTGTAATGGGAGTTGGTAACGTAGGCGAAAAATTCATCGAGCAAATTCATAATCAAAAAAAGTTTTTGAAAGAAAACCTAAAGATAAATGTTCGCGTTATTGCTTTATCTAATTCAAGAAAAATGTTTTTTGATGAAGATGGTATTTCTCTTAAAGAATGGCAATCGGCTCTTGAAAACGGAGAAGTAGCCAATAAAGACACTTTTATTGCCCGTGCTAAAGACCTGAATTTGCGTAATAGTATTTTTGTTGATATTACTGCAAATGCAAGCGTATCTGAAACCTATGAAGAGTTTTTAAAACAAAGTATTGCGGTGGTTACTTGCAACAAAATTGCTTGTTCATCTGAATATGGTAATTATAAAAAGCTAAAAAGTTTATCACGTCAGTTTAATGCTCCGTTTTTATTCGAAACTAATGTTGGTGCAGGATTACCGATTATAGATACTGTAAAAAACTTAATTGCTTCTGGCGATGAAGTACACAAAATACAAGCTGTACTATCAGGAAGTTTAAACTTCATCTTTAATAATTTTGATGAGAAAAATTCCTTCCATGATGTTGTAAAAGAAGCCGGAGTACAAGGTTTTACAGAACCGGATCCTAAAATTGACTTGAGCGGAATAGATGTAGCTCGCAAAATTCTGATTCTGATTCGTGAAAGTGGTTATGAAATGGATATCGATGCTATTGAAAACGAATCTTTCATGCCTGCAGAATCGCTTGCTACAACTAATAATGAAGACTTTTTTGCATCGCTAACAAAACATGCTCCTCATTTTAAGGCAATCTATGATGAAGCATTAAGCAAAGACTCTAGATTAAAATATGTAGCACAATTCGAAAACGGAAAAGCAAGCGTAGGATTGCAGTTTATTCCAAAAGACCATCCGTTCTATAACCTAGAAGGAAAAGATAATATCGTATTGTTTTACACCGATCGTTACGTTGACCAACCATTGCTTATAAAAGGTGCTGGTGCCGGAGCAGCAGTTACCGCTTCAGGGATTTTTGCAGATGTAATTAGAATTGGGAATAACTAA
- a CDS encoding DJ-1/PfpI family protein, with translation MESKKFPQFNEKKIIKVAFLVFDQVEALDLNGPIDVFAKANFFGNRFELYSVSPNESLVYSEGNILQIKATYNFSNAPQADIIVIPGAEPSLAKQIGDSNIEIAEWIKSQHKAAALIFSVCTGSVILAATGILDNKKATTHFGAMQYLKMHESIEIVENVRYVLDDEVLTTAGITSGLDGTLYVIEEILGKEIADNVSKILVYNRDAVYE, from the coding sequence ATGGAATCAAAAAAATTTCCACAATTCAACGAAAAAAAAATAATAAAAGTCGCGTTTCTAGTATTTGATCAAGTTGAAGCACTTGATCTGAATGGTCCTATAGATGTATTTGCCAAAGCTAATTTTTTTGGTAACAGATTTGAGCTCTATAGTGTTTCCCCAAATGAAAGTTTGGTATATTCTGAAGGTAATATCCTTCAAATTAAAGCTACTTATAATTTTTCTAATGCTCCACAGGCTGACATTATAGTGATTCCCGGGGCAGAACCATCTTTAGCAAAGCAGATTGGAGATAGTAATATTGAGATTGCCGAATGGATTAAAAGCCAACATAAGGCGGCTGCATTGATATTCTCAGTTTGTACAGGCTCCGTGATTCTTGCTGCAACTGGAATATTGGATAATAAAAAAGCAACTACTCATTTTGGAGCAATGCAGTATTTAAAGATGCATGAAAGTATTGAGATTGTTGAAAATGTACGATACGTCTTAGATGATGAAGTACTCACCACTGCAGGAATCACTTCGGGATTAGACGGAACATTATATGTGATTGAAGAAATATTAGGTAAGGAAATTGCTGATAATGTTTCGAAAATACTGGTTTACAATCGCGATGCGGTTTATGAATAA
- a CDS encoding homoserine kinase, with translation MKEIKLFCPATIANLSCGFDVLGLCLETAGDEMIVRKSDQKGVRITKIVGADLPLETEKNVAGVATLAMLEAYQRDFDPITIGFEIEIYKNIKAGSGIGSSAASSAGAVFGINELLERPYSRKDLVQFAMQGEKLASGNAHADNVAPALLGGFTLVRSYSPLDIIKIDSPEELYATVVHPQIELKTSDARSVLKQTVSLKSAIMQWGNVGGLIAGLYTKDYDLIGRSLHDEIVEPLRSVLIPGFDLIKQAAIENGALGSGISGSGPSIFALSKGKETAVKIAKAMSEVYDSINLPYEIHVSKINPDGVRII, from the coding sequence ATGAAAGAAATAAAACTATTTTGTCCAGCAACAATTGCCAATCTCTCGTGTGGATTTGATGTTCTTGGACTATGTTTAGAAACTGCGGGTGACGAAATGATTGTTCGCAAATCAGATCAAAAAGGAGTTCGCATCACGAAAATTGTAGGTGCCGATTTACCTTTAGAAACTGAGAAAAATGTAGCTGGAGTTGCTACATTGGCAATGCTTGAAGCATATCAAAGAGATTTTGATCCGATAACTATCGGATTTGAAATTGAAATTTATAAAAACATCAAAGCTGGAAGTGGTATCGGAAGTAGCGCTGCAAGTTCAGCTGGGGCAGTTTTCGGAATCAATGAGTTATTAGAAAGACCCTATTCTAGAAAAGATTTGGTTCAATTTGCTATGCAAGGCGAAAAACTAGCTAGTGGAAATGCTCATGCCGATAACGTTGCTCCTGCCCTTTTGGGTGGTTTTACATTGGTAAGAAGCTATAGCCCGCTTGATATTATAAAAATTGACAGTCCTGAAGAATTATATGCTACGGTTGTACATCCTCAAATTGAGCTAAAAACATCGGATGCGCGTTCGGTATTAAAACAAACAGTTTCCCTAAAAAGCGCCATTATGCAATGGGGAAATGTAGGTGGATTGATCGCTGGTTTATATACCAAAGATTACGATTTAATTGGGCGTTCGCTTCATGATGAAATCGTCGAACCCTTACGAAGTGTATTAATTCCTGGTTTTGATTTAATCAAACAAGCAGCAATCGAAAATGGTGCGCTAGGCTCTGGAATCTCTGGTTCTGGCCCTTCTATTTTTGCTTTAAGCAAAGGAAAAGAAACTGCTGTAAAGATTGCCAAAGCTATGAGCGAGGTTTATGACAGTATCAATTTACCGTATGAAATTCACGTTTCGAAAATTAATCCTGATGGAGTTAGAATTATATAA
- a CDS encoding GlxA family transcriptional regulator, whose product MEKKLIVIVAIPDMLILDLAGPMDAFRLAKHLIEEQDKQIKSFNYDVVIASPTDELYLGNFNGLNFSCDKKVVDIVEPIDTLIISGFSFKTPPQDYLIFQEWLQKNAYKIRRVCSVCVGAFLLAGSGLLNGKHATTHWMYCDLLKKKYPLIQVESKPIYIQQNSIYTAAGASTGIDLCLALIEEDCGKEISLSIAKILVMYLQRHGNQSQYSNFLLQPVVDSMIIKKLHFWILENLNKPITVQNLAEKAAMSLRNFNRVFTAETGITPAKYVEKVRLETAKKYLEETDHELKNIAHLVGFVSIDTMRGVFMKHYQISPAVYRIQFQKSDFNLLL is encoded by the coding sequence ATGGAAAAAAAACTGATAGTTATTGTTGCAATACCCGATATGCTTATTCTGGATCTTGCAGGTCCTATGGATGCATTTCGCCTTGCAAAACATCTGATTGAAGAACAGGATAAGCAAATTAAATCTTTTAATTATGATGTTGTAATTGCATCACCTACGGACGAATTATATTTAGGTAATTTTAATGGTTTAAACTTTAGTTGTGATAAGAAAGTTGTTGACATTGTTGAGCCAATTGATACCCTTATTATTAGTGGATTTTCCTTTAAAACTCCACCACAGGATTATCTGATTTTTCAGGAATGGTTACAGAAAAATGCATACAAAATCCGTCGTGTTTGTTCCGTTTGTGTTGGAGCATTTTTATTAGCAGGATCAGGATTGTTGAATGGTAAACATGCAACTACACACTGGATGTATTGCGACTTACTAAAAAAGAAGTATCCCTTAATTCAGGTAGAATCGAAACCTATTTATATACAACAAAATTCAATATATACAGCTGCGGGTGCATCAACTGGTATTGATTTGTGTTTGGCTTTAATTGAAGAAGATTGTGGAAAGGAAATAAGTCTTTCTATAGCAAAAATATTAGTTATGTATTTACAAAGACATGGTAATCAGAGTCAGTATAGTAACTTTCTCTTACAGCCTGTGGTAGATAGTATGATTATTAAAAAACTTCATTTCTGGATATTAGAAAATTTAAATAAGCCGATAACTGTTCAAAATTTGGCTGAAAAAGCAGCTATGAGCCTGCGTAATTTTAATAGAGTCTTTACTGCCGAAACGGGAATTACTCCTGCTAAATACGTAGAAAAAGTACGATTAGAAACGGCAAAAAAATATTTAGAAGAAACAGATCATGAACTAAAAAATATAGCACATCTGGTAGGATTTGTATCAATAGATACTATGAGAGGAGTATTTATGAAACATTATCAGATTTCTCCCGCTGTTTATCGCATACAGTTTCAGAAATCAGACTTTAATCTGCTATTATAA
- the hutH gene encoding histidine ammonia-lyase, whose translation MSNIHYISTELLSLEQLQEIIVEQKTLELSDEAKVNVQKCREYLDKKMESHSEPIYGINTGFGSLCNVKISNENLSKLQENLVKSHACGTGEEVPQEIVKLMLLLKIQSLSYGHSAIQLVTLERLVSFYNNDVLPVVYTQGSLGASGDLAPLAHLSLPLLGEGEVYFEGKKVHSSEVLKHFSWEPIILKSKEGLALLNGTQFMSAYGAHILMKAYKFSYLADLIGAISLEGFDGRIEPFNELIHFIRPHKGQIVTAQRIKDLLEGSEIIEQVKTHVQDPYSFRCMPQVHGASKDAIDYVRKVFKIEINSVTDNPNIFIESDQIISGGNFHGQPLALALDFMAIALAELGSISERRTYQLISGLRNLPAFLVDNPGLNSGLMIPQYTAASIASQNKQLATPASVDSIVSSNGQEDHVSMGANGATKALRVMDNLERILAIELLNASQAIAYRKPLKSSDFIEMFLSSYREVVPLVTEDRILHYDIEKTISFLNSFQIENDLLTMA comes from the coding sequence ATGAGCAACATCCATTATATCAGTACAGAGTTACTGAGTTTAGAGCAATTACAAGAGATTATCGTAGAACAAAAAACATTAGAGCTATCTGATGAAGCTAAAGTTAATGTTCAAAAGTGCAGAGAGTATTTAGATAAAAAAATGGAATCACATTCTGAGCCAATTTATGGAATCAATACAGGATTTGGATCACTTTGTAATGTGAAAATTTCAAATGAAAATTTATCTAAGCTTCAAGAGAATCTTGTGAAATCTCATGCTTGTGGAACAGGTGAGGAGGTACCACAAGAAATTGTTAAGTTAATGTTGTTGCTTAAGATACAATCATTAAGTTATGGTCATTCGGCAATACAATTGGTAACATTAGAGCGTTTGGTTTCTTTTTATAACAATGATGTTTTACCAGTTGTGTATACGCAAGGTTCACTTGGAGCATCTGGAGATTTAGCACCATTGGCACATCTATCATTACCATTATTAGGTGAAGGAGAAGTATATTTTGAAGGGAAGAAAGTACATTCAAGTGAAGTTTTAAAACACTTTAGCTGGGAGCCAATTATCTTAAAATCTAAAGAAGGATTAGCATTATTAAACGGTACACAATTTATGAGTGCTTATGGAGCTCATATTTTAATGAAAGCTTATAAGTTTTCTTATTTAGCGGATTTAATAGGAGCAATTTCTTTAGAAGGTTTTGATGGTAGAATCGAACCATTTAATGAATTAATTCATTTTATTCGTCCTCATAAAGGACAAATTGTTACCGCACAACGCATCAAAGACTTATTGGAAGGAAGTGAAATTATTGAACAAGTAAAAACACATGTTCAGGATCCATATTCATTCCGTTGTATGCCACAAGTTCATGGAGCTTCAAAGGATGCAATTGATTATGTGAGAAAGGTATTTAAGATAGAGATAAATTCAGTTACTGATAATCCTAATATATTTATTGAAAGTGATCAGATCATTTCAGGAGGAAATTTCCACGGACAACCTTTAGCATTAGCTTTAGATTTTATGGCAATTGCTTTGGCTGAATTAGGGAGTATTTCAGAGAGAAGAACTTATCAGTTAATTTCGGGATTGCGTAATCTTCCTGCATTTTTAGTAGACAATCCAGGATTAAATTCAGGACTGATGATTCCACAATATACAGCAGCAAGTATTGCAAGTCAAAACAAACAATTAGCAACACCAGCTAGTGTGGATAGTATTGTTTCAAGTAATGGACAAGAAGATCATGTGAGTATGGGAGCTAATGGAGCTACAAAAGCATTGCGTGTTATGGATAATTTAGAGCGTATTTTGGCTATCGAATTATTAAATGCTTCACAGGCAATAGCATATAGAAAACCTTTAAAATCTAGTGACTTTATAGAAATGTTTTTAAGTAGCTACCGTGAGGTAGTGCCACTGGTTACTGAGGATAGAATCCTACATTATGACATCGAAAAGACAATTTCATTTTTGAATAGTTTTCAAATTGAAAATGATTTGTTAACAATGGCTTAA
- a CDS encoding DUF47 domain-containing protein, with translation MSINSIFQFLVPKDKKFFPLFEEASSNLIELASNLHEAVNLPLKEREVLFQKIDELEQKGEDITRQTNLELSRNFITPFDREDIHTLITSIDNVADYLHGAASRMRLYQVDKITKSIRKMTEINLEACQNIDSAVKELRNLQNFKVIKDACARINKLENKSDNVYNKAVFEIFENETDAKNIIKYKEVLSVLESATDKCKSVANILESISVKHS, from the coding sequence ATGTCAATAAACAGTATTTTCCAATTTTTAGTGCCGAAAGATAAAAAGTTCTTTCCACTTTTTGAAGAAGCATCAAGCAATCTAATTGAATTAGCTTCTAATTTACACGAAGCAGTAAATCTTCCTTTGAAAGAAAGAGAAGTACTTTTTCAAAAGATAGATGAATTGGAACAAAAAGGCGAGGATATTACTCGTCAGACAAATTTGGAGTTAAGCAGAAACTTCATTACTCCATTCGATAGAGAAGATATTCACACGTTGATTACTTCTATTGATAATGTAGCTGATTATTTGCATGGTGCTGCAAGTAGAATGAGATTGTATCAAGTTGATAAGATTACAAAATCGATCAGAAAAATGACCGAAATCAACCTTGAGGCATGTCAGAATATTGATAGTGCAGTAAAAGAATTGAGAAATTTGCAAAATTTCAAAGTTATTAAAGACGCATGTGCTAGAATTAATAAACTAGAGAACAAGTCGGATAATGTTTATAACAAAGCAGTTTTTGAAATTTTTGAAAACGAAACAGACGCTAAAAATATTATTAAATATAAAGAAGTGTTATCTGTTTTAGAATCTGCAACAGATAAATGTAAGAGTGTTGCAAACATACTAGAATCTATTTCTGTAAAACATTCTTAA
- a CDS encoding inorganic phosphate transporter: protein MTLLIIIIVLALIFDYINGFHDAANAIATVVATKVLTPFQAVLWAAFFNFLAYWVFGFGVADTVAKTANTMQIDLVVILAGVIAAICWNLLTWWFGIPSSSSHTLIGGFAGAAIAHAIAVHGFSGYVGEDGTTQYWYDIVSWYKAGKDGGMPSGVLIIVAFIVLAPLLGALASYLISIWLLNSSKKSILPKLFTIALMIFTGVFIYYQMIPYEKIIENGGQPRFESSVFWSVVLESHNIKWFLVGFIIYSISAFALIFSSLNLHQADSALKKMQLLSSAAFSLGHGGNDSQKVMGIIAAAVAVYIHANPGIHMDEWLDVVLPSDDGAFKMPAWIPLACYSAIAAGTLSGGWKIVKTMGSKITKVTSFEGVAAETAGALTLYFTEHFKVPVSTTHTITGSIIGVGLTKRVSAVRWGVTVSLLWAWVLTIPVSALLAAIIYYALSIFI from the coding sequence ATGACGCTACTTATAATTATTATAGTATTAGCTTTAATTTTTGATTACATCAACGGTTTTCATGATGCGGCAAATGCTATAGCTACAGTTGTTGCGACAAAAGTATTGACGCCTTTTCAGGCCGTGCTTTGGGCAGCATTTTTTAACTTTTTGGCTTACTGGGTTTTCGGTTTTGGAGTAGCAGATACTGTTGCTAAAACGGCAAATACCATGCAAATCGATCTTGTTGTTATCTTAGCAGGGGTTATCGCTGCTATTTGTTGGAATTTATTGACTTGGTGGTTTGGAATTCCTTCAAGTTCATCACATACATTAATTGGAGGTTTTGCTGGTGCTGCTATTGCTCACGCAATTGCTGTACACGGTTTCTCAGGTTATGTAGGAGAAGATGGTACTACACAATATTGGTATGATATCGTAAGCTGGTACAAGGCAGGAAAAGATGGAGGAATGCCCTCGGGAGTCCTCATAATTGTTGCTTTTATTGTTTTGGCACCGCTGTTAGGAGCATTAGCCTCTTATCTAATTTCTATTTGGTTATTAAACTCTTCTAAGAAAAGTATTTTACCAAAATTGTTTACAATTGCTTTAATGATCTTTACAGGTGTTTTCATATATTATCAAATGATTCCTTATGAAAAAATTATAGAAAACGGTGGGCAACCTCGTTTTGAATCATCTGTTTTTTGGAGCGTTGTATTAGAATCGCATAATATTAAATGGTTCTTGGTAGGGTTTATTATATATTCTATCTCAGCATTTGCTTTGATATTTAGTAGTTTAAATCTACATCAAGCAGATAGCGCATTGAAAAAAATGCAATTACTATCTTCAGCTGCTTTTAGTTTAGGTCACGGTGGTAACGATTCTCAAAAAGTAATGGGTATTATTGCAGCAGCAGTTGCAGTTTATATTCATGCAAATCCAGGTATTCACATGGATGAATGGTTAGATGTGGTTCTTCCATCAGATGATGGAGCATTCAAGATGCCAGCTTGGATTCCTTTAGCTTGTTATTCTGCAATTGCTGCAGGAACATTAAGTGGAGGATGGAAAATTGTGAAAACAATGGGATCTAAAATTACTAAGGTAACTTCATTTGAAGGTGTAGCTGCAGAAACTGCAGGAGCATTAACATTATACTTTACAGAGCACTTTAAAGTGCCAGTAAGTACAACACATACAATTACAGGTTCTATCATCGGAGTTGGATTAACAAAACGTGTATCTGCAGTTCGTTGGGGTGTAACAGTAAGTTTATTGTGGGCTTGGGTATTAACAATTCCTGTTTCAGCACTTTTAGCTGCGATAATATATTATGCACTTAGTATTTTTATTTAA